The Musa acuminata AAA Group cultivar baxijiao chromosome BXJ2-2, Cavendish_Baxijiao_AAA, whole genome shotgun sequence genome contains the following window.
GATAACGCCGATCATTGGTTGCCGCCCAGAAGGCCGAATGGTAGGACGCATCCTGTGCCCTGGGACATGGTTGATAGGAGTAAGGTACCTGTGAAGGGTGGAAGTGAGGTGGAGCCAAAACTGCCAATGAACCCACCACACATGGCCTGGCCACCTCCAAGACCAGTGAAGAAACATGGAGAAACCATCACAAAAGGGCACAAGAATTACGAGCTTATGCTCAATCTCCAGCTCGGGATCAGGTATTGTTTTCTTCTGCATGGCTATTTGTAGCCTTTGGTGGATGCTACTATCATGCATATGGTGATGAAGTTGGTTCTCCTATTAAAGGCATCAACATTCAGATAGTGCAGAGGTCTTAGGAACACCATGGTGCAAAACCATCCTAAGAATGGTCCTGTCCAATTGGCTTTCATGTGTTGAAATGTGTAATTTCATTACATTAGTTGGCTGTGCGTTCATTTTCAATGGTCCATTTATGTTATTGCTAAAAAGATATGTAACATTTGAATAAAGATAACTCTTAAGGGTAAACATGTAGGTTTTGTTTTTCCATTTACGGCTTTATATTAGCATGGTTATGAACTCAGAAGAGTCTTCTTCTCATTGGATCTGATATTTATATCTGAGATTTTCGGTcaggtttttcttctttttcttctttcagctAGAATTAACTTCAGCtgctttgtataattgatattatGTATTTTTGGCAGGATCAGATTTATCGATGAGTTGTGACTATGAAAACAAAAGAATTTTTCTAGTGCTAATCTGTTATAGGTTGGTGCACACATAAGATTAATTTATCACATCTACATTGTATTGCTATGTGCATATGATTCTCAATAAAAGAGATACTAAGACAATGGACATTACTAGTTTATTTATAAGATAAATGATTGTTATGTATCCTTTTTCTCCGGAGTTCTTAAATTTAATGTTTGTTGCCATACAGACATGCTGTTGGAAAACAAAGTCTATCTCATATGGAGCTGAAATCATCAGCCTTTGACCCAAAAGAAAAAGTGTGGACGAAGTTTCCTCCTGAAGGATCAAAGCATACACCTCCACATCAATCATGTGATTTCAGATGGAAAGACTACTGTCCGTTAGTATTCAGGTAGGCCATTGACTTTTGCTTTGTTGTGCCCCAAATGTCCCGAGAGTTTTTATTCTTAAACTAGTTCAGACTTTTAAGACTTGACGAGACATTATACTTAAATTGAATGTTCAGGACACTTTGCAGGCTGTTCAAAGTTGATGCAGCTGATTACATGATGTCTCTTTGTGGCAATGATGCTCTTCGGGAGCTATCATCTCCGGGAAAGAGTGGAAGCTTCTTCTACGTGACGAACGATGACAGATACATGATAAAGACAATGAAGAAGTCTGAAGTAAAAGTGAGTTTCTTTGCCCATTGGATtcattttttctatttaaaagggggAAACCTATTCCTGATCTACCCAATACATAACGTATTGTTCTACAGGTCCTTCTGCGAATGCTTCCAGCATATTATAACCATGTCCGGAAATTTGAGAACAGTTTGGTGACCAAGTTCTTTGGTCTTCACTGTGTAAAGTTAGCTGGATCTTCACAGAAGAAGGTCAGAATGTGGGTCTCAGTGAACATCCCTTTTGATTGGAAGATTTATTTTCATGATACATAAGGTTTTGCATTTTTCTGTTACAATTAATCAGGTCCGCTTTGTTATAATGGAAAATTTGTTCTGCTCTGAGTATGCTATTCATAGGCGCTTTGACCTGAAAGGATCTTCCCATGGTCGGATGACCAGTAAGCCAGAGTCTCAGATTGATGAATACACTACTTTAAAAGATCTtgatcttaattttatttttcgtCTCCAACGGCCTTGGTTTCAAGAGTTCCAAAGGTATTGTTATCAATTATGTGTAGTTTCATGGAATTTTGACCCTAGAAGCTCTATTTTTTTCTTATGTTGAATAAAGTTAACAAATGTGCCTTCTACAGGCAAGTTGACAGGGACTGTGAGTTTCTTGAGCAAGAGAGGATCATGGATTATAGCCTTCTAGTGGGAGTCCACTTCAGAATTTCAAGAGAGATGCCTTTGCTTGAAGGTTCAATTTAATATTTCTGAAATGCCATCAAAACGTATGATTCTAGTTTACTGACTTCATTTACTAAGTTGCAGATCTGTTGGTGAAAGGTGGTGCCGTTGATAGCAAAAGAGAAGCAACATTGCAGCCTCCAAGAGATGTGGATCAATTTCTTTATGATCCAAATAGGTATAACCATTATGATTTAGTCACTTTGTTTTCTTTGTTACGTGTCCTCTTGAGAAGTATTCTTATTATTATTCGAAACTATCAGGGGATCTTTTGACAACGCAGTTAGATAGTGCAATGTGCCATGCTTGCTTCTTCTATATATTCTATTCTCTTGATGTTTAACATGTGACAAACAGTGTTCCTTCGTAACTTTTTCATGGTTTACTTGTTAAATCCTAACATTAAATTGTTAAATTCAGACTGTCTGAAATGCCTGACATAGTTATCTCTaattctatgatattgatattgaAATATGATTCTTCATGATGTTAATGCAGAAGTTTGTGCTATATTTATTTTGACCTCCTGGATCTGAAATCATTTATCTCACTGAATGCTTTGTTCTGTGTTCGTATGCATTTGTTATAAAGCATCTACATCCGTAAAACATCGAGCCATTGACTTCTGCAGACTAGCCCTTGAGTTTTTTTTCCCCTCATATTTGGTTGCTGTAGGGCGGCAAAAATCCGACTAGGAGTGAACGTGCCAGCTAGGGCTGAACTGTCAGTTAGGAGGAGTTATAGCGATTCCCAGCTTATTGGAGAAGCCACTGGGGACTTCTATGATGTTGTCTTGATTTTTGGCATTATAGACATATTGCAAGACTACGATATCAGCAAAAAACTAGAGCATGCATACAAGTCCATTCACTTTGATCCAGCCTCAATATCAGCGGTAGATCCGAAACAGTACTCGAAACGCTTTCGTGACTTCATATACAGAGCTTTCACAGAAGATGCCTGAACAAAACTCTTAGCTGAAAGCATCAACAGGTTTTCTAGGTTGACTTGTACTTCAGGAAAACACACAAGAATCTGGTCGGGCAGCAAACTGGGCTCTCAGCTATCGGCACGGCACACGTACATTACTTCAGTGTGATCAACATCAGATGTTGCTGCCTCAGCCACAACTGAGACCTTGGAGCTCAGCCTGTGGCTCCCAAATGTGGTTCTGCTGTAGTAAATGTGAATATGGCTTCATTCATTTCACTAATCATTTATTTGCACAGGTAGCACTAATTATCTTAATGCGAGGTATGGTAGAAAAAATGTAACAAGGAGCATGTAAGCCATTTAGAGTTGTAACATGCATCAGATGtgatttcctttttttcttttttcttttttcttttcattggaAGAGCAACAGGAATTTGCTAGATACTGTACAGGGTTCAAGAACAGAACCTAAGATTGTGTTAGCATGTAAAGCATGTCAAAACAATGACAACAGAAGCAAGCTTTGTCACATGTGGATTTGTCGTATATGCTAACTTAGATGGTCAACCAGCCATGATGCGAAGTCATCAAGATAAGATCGAATCGCTCCACTCTGTGTCTTTGATTCTTATGCTGTGTTATAGAACACGAACGGCGAAGAATCTCCTGACGGATCTCATTAATAAATGTAGACCGTCTGATCCTGACGACTTCCTCCACGTGCTCCGCTCTACTTGTACATATTTCCGCTACCCAAGTTGATGATG
Protein-coding sequences here:
- the LOC135605513 gene encoding phosphatidylinositol 4-phosphate 5-kinase 6-like isoform X1; the encoded protein is MYKAQQHNAKAWESAIRKAQQQLHQRRCICPLSPMSVAPAGDDSGSSSSPRGGGDDGSLEAEAEGEDEVYHAERSFPIGDLYIGQWSRGVPHGTGKYLWTDGCMYEGEWRHGKTTGRGKFSWPSGATYEGEFKAGFMDGFGTYTGASGETYWGSWSMNLKHGHGKTSYTNGDYYDGEWRSGLQDGHGRYVWRNGSEYVGQWRAGLIHGRGSLIWANGNRFDGGWDNGCPRGNGSFRWADGSLYVGEWSKENAKIEQNGVYYPSPAVTSPTARDPQEAFAVDLQECKIPSGETMSLLPSQKAINWPGIEVWRSPKVPESGATDRSRIQALVDNADHWLPPRRPNGRTHPVPWDMVDRSKVPVKGGSEVEPKLPMNPPHMAWPPPRPVKKHGETITKGHKNYELMLNLQLGIRHAVGKQSLSHMELKSSAFDPKEKVWTKFPPEGSKHTPPHQSCDFRWKDYCPLVFRTLCRLFKVDAADYMMSLCGNDALRELSSPGKSGSFFYVTNDDRYMIKTMKKSEVKVLLRMLPAYYNHVRKFENSLVTKFFGLHCVKLAGSSQKKVRFVIMENLFCSEYAIHRRFDLKGSSHGRMTSKPESQIDEYTTLKDLDLNFIFRLQRPWFQEFQRQVDRDCEFLEQERIMDYSLLVGVHFRISREMPLLEDLLVKGGAVDSKREATLQPPRDVDQFLYDPNRAAKIRLGVNVPARAELSVRRSYSDSQLIGEATGDFYDVVLIFGIIDILQDYDISKKLEHAYKSIHFDPASISAVDPKQYSKRFRDFIYRAFTEDA
- the LOC135605513 gene encoding phosphatidylinositol 4-phosphate 5-kinase 6-like isoform X2, translated to MYKAQQHNAKAWESAIRKAQQQLHQRRCICPLSPMSVAPAGDDSGSSSSPRGGGDDGSLEAEAEGEDEVYHAERSFPIGDLYIGQWSRGVPHGTGKYLWTDGCMYEGEWRHGKTTGRGKFSWPSGATYEGEFKAGFMDGFGTYTGASGETYWGSWSMNLKHGHGKTSYTNGDYYDGEWRSGLQDGHGRYVWRNGSEYVGQWRAGLIHGRGSLIWANGNRFDGGWDNGCPRGNGSFRWADGSLYVGEWSKENAKIEQNGVYYPSPAVTSPTARDPQEAFAVDLQECKIPSGETMSLLPSQKAINWPGIEVWRSPKVPESGATDRSRIQALVDNADHWLPPRRPNGRTHPVPWDMVDRSKVPVKGGSEVEPKLPMNPPHMAWPPPRPVKKHGETITKGHKNYELMLNLQLGIRHAVGKQSLSHMELKSSAFDPKEKVWTKFPPEGSKHTPPHQSCDFRWKDYCPLVFRLFKVDAADYMMSLCGNDALRELSSPGKSGSFFYVTNDDRYMIKTMKKSEVKVLLRMLPAYYNHVRKFENSLVTKFFGLHCVKLAGSSQKKVRFVIMENLFCSEYAIHRRFDLKGSSHGRMTSKPESQIDEYTTLKDLDLNFIFRLQRPWFQEFQRQVDRDCEFLEQERIMDYSLLVGVHFRISREMPLLEDLLVKGGAVDSKREATLQPPRDVDQFLYDPNRAAKIRLGVNVPARAELSVRRSYSDSQLIGEATGDFYDVVLIFGIIDILQDYDISKKLEHAYKSIHFDPASISAVDPKQYSKRFRDFIYRAFTEDA